A single window of Sporosarcina sp. FSL W7-1349 DNA harbors:
- the sdhA gene encoding succinate dehydrogenase flavoprotein subunit → MAKGRLIVVGGGLAGLMATIKAAEEGTSVDLFSLVPVKRSHSVCAQGGINGAVNTKGEGDSPAIHFDDTVYGGDFLANQPPVQAMAEAAPGIIHLLDRMGVMFNRTPEGLLDFRRFGGTLHHRTAFAGATTGQQLLYALDEQVRSHEVAGLVQKYEHWEFLGIIMDEEGVCRGIKAQNMKTMEIQAFKADAVIMATGGPGIIFGKSTNSVINTGSAASIVYQQGAYYANGEFIQIHPTAIPGDDKLRLMSESARGEGGRVWTYKDGKPWYFLEEKYPDYGNLVPRDIATREIFDVCVNQKLGINGENMVYLDLSHKDPHELDIKLGGIIEIYEKFTGDDPRKVPMKIFPAVHYSMGGLWVDYDQMTNIKGLFAAGECDYSQHGANRLGANSLLSAIYGGMVAGPNAVKYMKGLKRTAEELPTSIFESAIQEEQEKWDATLAMNGTENAYVLHKELGEWMTDNVTVVRYNDKLQETDNKIQELLERYENININDTQKWSNQGATFTRQLKNMLYLARVITLGALNRNESRGAHYKPDFPNRDDENFLKTTMAKFDGNSAPIFHYEDVDVSLIPPRKRDYSAKKGD, encoded by the coding sequence ATGGCAAAAGGCAGATTGATTGTCGTCGGTGGAGGCCTTGCTGGTTTGATGGCAACTATCAAAGCGGCAGAAGAAGGAACATCGGTCGACCTGTTCTCTCTTGTCCCGGTTAAACGTTCCCACTCCGTATGTGCCCAAGGCGGCATCAACGGTGCAGTAAATACAAAAGGGGAAGGCGACTCGCCTGCAATCCACTTCGATGACACTGTATATGGAGGAGACTTCCTTGCGAACCAGCCGCCGGTACAAGCGATGGCTGAAGCGGCACCTGGTATCATCCACTTATTGGACCGGATGGGAGTCATGTTCAACCGTACACCGGAAGGGCTGCTCGATTTCCGTCGTTTTGGTGGAACATTGCATCACCGTACTGCATTCGCAGGAGCAACTACGGGGCAGCAATTACTGTACGCATTGGATGAGCAAGTTCGGAGCCATGAGGTGGCGGGACTTGTACAGAAATACGAACACTGGGAATTCCTCGGCATCATCATGGACGAGGAAGGGGTTTGTCGTGGAATCAAAGCGCAGAATATGAAGACGATGGAAATCCAGGCGTTCAAAGCGGACGCAGTCATCATGGCAACTGGAGGCCCTGGTATCATCTTCGGTAAATCGACAAACTCGGTCATCAATACAGGATCCGCAGCATCGATCGTTTACCAACAAGGCGCTTACTATGCAAACGGCGAATTCATCCAAATCCACCCAACGGCAATCCCTGGAGACGACAAACTTCGTCTGATGAGTGAATCTGCACGGGGTGAAGGCGGTCGTGTCTGGACATATAAAGACGGTAAACCATGGTATTTCCTTGAAGAGAAATATCCGGATTACGGTAACCTCGTACCACGTGATATCGCTACACGTGAAATTTTTGATGTCTGCGTCAATCAAAAACTAGGCATCAACGGCGAAAACATGGTGTACTTGGATCTTTCCCACAAAGACCCGCATGAATTGGACATCAAACTGGGTGGGATTATCGAAATCTATGAGAAATTCACGGGCGACGATCCTCGTAAAGTCCCGATGAAAATCTTCCCGGCAGTCCACTATTCGATGGGCGGACTGTGGGTCGACTACGATCAAATGACGAACATCAAAGGCTTGTTCGCTGCTGGTGAGTGTGATTATTCACAACACGGTGCGAACCGACTTGGTGCCAACTCACTTCTTTCGGCAATTTACGGCGGTATGGTCGCTGGACCAAATGCTGTTAAATACATGAAAGGCTTGAAACGCACAGCGGAAGAGCTTCCAACCTCCATCTTCGAAAGCGCAATTCAAGAAGAACAAGAGAAATGGGATGCAACACTTGCGATGAATGGCACTGAGAATGCGTACGTTCTTCATAAAGAGCTCGGTGAATGGATGACTGACAATGTTACCGTAGTTCGTTACAACGATAAGCTGCAAGAGACGGATAACAAAATCCAAGAATTGCTGGAACGCTATGAAAACATCAATATCAACGATACGCAGAAATGGTCGAACCAAGGCGCGACATTCACTCGTCAATTGAAAAACATGTTATACTTAGCGAGAGTAATCACACTTGGAGCGCTAAATCGGAACGAAAGCCGCGGAGCCCATTACAAACCGGACTTCCCGAACCGTGACGATGAAAACTTCTTGAAAACAACGATGGCTAAATTTGATGGAAATTCAGCACCGATCTTCCATTATGAAGACGTTGACGTTTCCTTGATTCCGCCTCGTAAACGCGATTACTCAGCGAAGAAAGGAGATTGA